Within the Polymorphobacter megasporae genome, the region GGGCGACATCGCCAAGCCCGGCGACGTCATCGATTTCGCGGCGGACACGATGGAGTATTCGGACGACGAGCAGCTCGTCACCGCGACCGGCCACGTCCAGATCAACCGCGACCAGTACCGGCTGAGCGCCGACAGCGTGACCTACAACCGCACCTCGGGACAGGTCGAGGCGCGCGGCAACGTCGCGACGATCGATCCCGAGGGGAACAAGGCGTACGGCGACCGCGTCATCCTGACCGATTCGCTCAAAGACGGCGCGATCGACAACATCCTGCTCGTTCTTGCGGATGGCGGTCGGCTGGCGGCGGTGTCGGGGGTCCGCGTCAACGGCCGCAGCATCCTCAACCGCGCGATCTACTCGCCGTGCGCGGTCGAAAAGAGCGATGGCTGCCCGAAGACGCCGGTCTGGGCGATTAAGGCGGTCAAGATCGTCCACGATCCGGTCAAGCACCGCATTTCGTACCAGAAGGCGCGGGTCGAGATCCTCGGCGTGCCGATCATCTATCTGCCCGCCTTCTCGCACCCCGACGGCAGCACCGGCCGGGCCTCGGGGGTGTTGCTGCCCGAATTCGAGATTCGCAACACGCTCGGTTTCGGAATCGGCATTCCCTATCATCTCGACCTCGGCCCCGACCGCGACGTGACGATCAAGCCGTGGCTGTTCAGCGGGGCCAAGCCCGCGATCGACGTCCGCGGGCGCCAGTTGTTAGCTGCAGGACCCGTGCAGTTTCGCGCCTATCTCACCCGCGGCGACGTCATCGACTTCGCCCCCGACGGCGTGACCGAGGTCGACAAGGGGCAGCGCTGGCGCGGTTACTTCGAAGCGAACGGGCGTCTCCAGCTGAGCGACGAGTGGCGCGCGACCTTCTCGACCCGGCTGTCGAGCGACGACACCTTCGACCGCCGCTATAACATCGACTACGACGACTCGCTGCGCAGCACGGTCGACTTCGAACGCTTCCGATCGGACTCGTATCTGTCGGTCGCCGGCTGGGGCTTCCAGAACCTGCGCGCGAACAAGGGCCCCGACACCACCCCGATCGTCCTGCCGCTGATCGACTATGACTGGCGCCCCGAGGAGAAGATCCTTGGCGGCCAGCTCGACATCGCCGCGAACAGCATGAGCCTCGTCCGGATCGACGGCCAGGGCGTGCAGCGCGCGCTCGCCTCGGCGAAGTGGACACGCAG harbors:
- a CDS encoding LPS-assembly protein LptD; translated protein: MPLRSALLAGLAFPTIAFAQGTVAGAPATATLAPPEAATPFLAAPPSAAPVTGEKSTLLDGSGDIAKPGDVIDFAADTMEYSDDEQLVTATGHVQINRDQYRLSADSVTYNRTSGQVEARGNVATIDPEGNKAYGDRVILTDSLKDGAIDNILLVLADGGRLAAVSGVRVNGRSILNRAIYSPCAVEKSDGCPKTPVWAIKAVKIVHDPVKHRISYQKARVEILGVPIIYLPAFSHPDGSTGRASGVLLPEFEIRNTLGFGIGIPYHLDLGPDRDVTIKPWLFSGAKPAIDVRGRQLLAAGPVQFRAYLTRGDVIDFAPDGVTEVDKGQRWRGYFEANGRLQLSDEWRATFSTRLSSDDTFDRRYNIDYDDSLRSTVDFERFRSDSYLSVAGWGFQNLRANKGPDTTPIVLPLIDYDWRPEEKILGGQLDIAANSMSLVRIDGQGVQRALASAKWTRSVLTSFGVRLTGTGFVRGDLYNTENAAEATLPTYAGEPGFETRGIAVGAVDAEWPFAGPLLGGTQTITPRVQVSVAPLHLNRNIPNEDARSIDLEDTNLFDLNRASGYDRFESGSRVTYGLQYGFTRPRLAITSEIGESVRISGTGATAFLQGTGLSGQFSDIVGRTTLQYGSYFSLTHRFRVDSTDGVFRRNEIDVSAGTSQTYITVGYANYNRNITLEDLTDLQEVRAGARVAFSRYWSAFGSVIIDLTTKSQEPTSTTDGFTPVRHRVGVQYEDSCFRFGLTWRRDYITDRDFRAGNSYIFSIAFKNLGR